From a single Miscanthus floridulus cultivar M001 chromosome 8, ASM1932011v1, whole genome shotgun sequence genomic region:
- the LOC136474339 gene encoding uncharacterized protein, giving the protein MASGSNPDSMDTDPPGGGLSIAVERNPPESRLQQLGVRSWPKWGCPPGKFPVKFDARQTCYLLKGKVRAHIKGSSECVEFGAGDLVVFPKGLSCTWDVVAAVDKYYKFDSS; this is encoded by the exons ATGGCCTCGGGGTCCAACCCGGACAGCATGGACACCGACCCTCCTGGCGGCGGCCTCTCCATCGCCGTCGAGCGCAACCCGCCGGAGTCGCGCCTGCAGCAGCTCGGCGTCAGGTCCTGGCCCAA GTGGGGTTGCCCGCCGGGGAAATTCCCGGTGAAGTTCGACGCGCGGCAGACGTGCTACCTGCTCAAGGGCAAGGTGCGGGCGCACATCAAGGGGTCGTCCGAGTGCGTGGAGTTCGGTGCCGGCGACCTCGTCGTCTTTCCCAAGGGGCTCAGCTGCACCTGGGACGTCGTCGCCGCCGTCGACAAGTACTACAAATTCGACTCGTCCTGA